One window of the Granulicella arctica genome contains the following:
- a CDS encoding ATP-binding protein, which produces MSEPLNFGVDPKLATLLGSSYNSTEKAIKELVDNAWDADANEVLITLPDQMSSDPIVVIDDGDGMTVPELRSDYLKVARDRTTIKGDRTKGKGRKVRGRKGIGKFAGLMIAERMQLITKARGIQAELLFQRESMAQSKFDFEHVQIPLTELKCSPDAHGTTIILSDLNRKLTHPSADKLRSILLLDYGRTADFKILVNGQETTLKDIPGEYFDLSHSLPEVGEVALSFAICEGKQKLRESGIVIKIDGKSIGDPSYFGLEDQEDLPKELLKRVCGEIEVAGLKGDVTADWGAVIENSIGLQAVQVYVRTEIRKALESFFEREFKALEALIRRQNDARLRELPEYKREYATAAISRVIKKFYGESEDRILSVVAVVLDSLERDEYWEVLRAVHEAEHGDIQALADALTNFGLLEIVMIGKQAKRRISILDAFEKMINDASTLESQVHKVFEQNTWILGVEHALLFSNKSLKTIIQNYTMNKYSGERESKRPDLLLLSDLKRDYTLIEFKRPVKSIGRDEESQAQKYRDDLTPTVSPIRIIMMGKDVETPLRLNSGKDIQYLSYAAVCSHARNEVDWILSSLAAEKNA; this is translated from the coding sequence ATGTCCGAACCCTTGAACTTCGGGGTTGACCCGAAGTTGGCAACACTCCTTGGCAGTTCCTATAACTCTACTGAGAAGGCAATCAAAGAACTCGTAGACAATGCGTGGGACGCAGATGCTAACGAAGTTCTTATCACCCTCCCAGATCAAATGAGTTCAGACCCGATAGTGGTTATCGATGATGGTGATGGGATGACGGTACCGGAGCTTCGCAGTGACTACCTTAAAGTCGCTCGCGACCGCACAACGATCAAAGGTGACCGGACTAAGGGAAAAGGCCGAAAGGTCCGGGGCCGGAAGGGAATAGGAAAATTCGCGGGACTGATGATTGCGGAACGAATGCAGTTGATCACGAAAGCTCGCGGTATTCAGGCAGAGTTGCTATTTCAGCGTGAAAGCATGGCGCAGTCGAAGTTCGACTTCGAGCATGTCCAGATACCATTGACCGAGTTGAAGTGCTCCCCGGATGCGCACGGTACGACAATCATTCTGAGTGATCTGAATCGTAAATTGACTCACCCCAGCGCCGACAAGTTACGGAGCATATTACTACTGGATTACGGCCGAACTGCTGATTTCAAGATTTTGGTCAATGGTCAAGAGACAACCCTAAAAGATATTCCTGGGGAGTATTTCGACCTTTCCCACTCGTTGCCTGAGGTTGGAGAAGTTGCCCTATCCTTTGCCATCTGTGAAGGGAAGCAGAAGCTTCGTGAGAGCGGAATCGTCATCAAGATCGACGGTAAGTCCATCGGTGACCCTTCCTACTTTGGCCTCGAAGATCAAGAGGATCTACCCAAAGAACTTCTTAAGCGGGTTTGCGGGGAGATTGAGGTTGCAGGTTTGAAAGGTGACGTGACGGCAGACTGGGGTGCTGTGATTGAAAACAGCATTGGTCTACAAGCGGTCCAGGTTTATGTACGGACAGAAATACGGAAGGCTCTTGAAAGTTTCTTTGAGCGTGAGTTCAAGGCTCTTGAAGCGCTGATACGACGGCAGAATGATGCTCGCTTGCGAGAGTTGCCTGAGTACAAGAGAGAGTACGCGACTGCCGCTATATCGCGAGTAATCAAGAAATTTTATGGCGAGAGCGAAGACCGTATCCTATCTGTCGTCGCTGTAGTACTTGACTCGCTAGAGAGGGATGAGTATTGGGAAGTCTTACGCGCGGTTCATGAAGCGGAGCATGGCGATATTCAAGCTCTTGCGGATGCGCTGACTAATTTTGGTTTGCTCGAAATCGTGATGATTGGGAAGCAGGCTAAACGTAGAATTTCCATTCTCGACGCTTTCGAAAAGATGATCAACGATGCATCAACGCTCGAAAGTCAAGTTCATAAAGTTTTTGAACAAAACACTTGGATTCTTGGCGTGGAGCACGCACTCCTCTTCTCGAATAAGTCATTGAAGACCATTATCCAGAATTACACGATGAACAAGTATTCCGGAGAGAGAGAGTCGAAGCGACCTGACCTTCTTTTGCTCAGCGACTTGAAAAGGGATTACACCTTGATCGAATTTAAACGACCCGTGAAGAGCATAGGTCGTGACGAAGAGTCTCAAGCTCAGAAGTATCGTGACGACCTGACACCAACAGTTAGCCCAATCAGGATCATCATGATGGGGAAGGATGTAGAAACACCACTCCGGCTGAATTCGGGCAAGGACATTCAGTATCTGTCATATGCGGCCGTTTGTTCGCACGCGCGGAACGAAGTTGACTGGATTCTCAGCAGCCTCGCAGCCGAAAAAAATGCCTAA
- a CDS encoding PQQ-dependent sugar dehydrogenase: protein MQQWGTMKHLAIAGLMVAAAANSALAQVNAGEQKPEASLPFAITQVTTLSLPWKIAFLPDGRMLITEKTGTLQLVTQQGAKTEVANVPAVLWKGQGGMLGVYLSPHYAKDHNVYLTYSEPGDGGSSLALARAQLKIGTGTASLEGLQVIWHDGERGQGGQFGAEVAFSPDSKYLFLTVGERQRFTPAQDPNQPLGKVLRLTLDGKPAPGNPMAGKTGTPTVGVIDPPADTEKAKTAPIVRTYTYPGPNLTPAETWASGIRTPYGLAFAPNGQLWELEHGPRGGDELNLILPGKNYGWPLVSYGHNYNGVPIDSPDTRPDLTKPVIYWVPVIAPGNLTFYKGAMFSQWNGSGIVSGLASEALIRIVFDGNGGAKTAERWPMGHRVRDVEVAPDGALWMIEDAKPGGLFRLTPGNTPVAAPVAKADAPAAAPATAAAPVAATGTDAKTIIANNNCLLCHRVGGDGGDIGPSLNGVGTRRTEDQIRAVIVSPPAKTAAGTPNPMPPYGAKITGDDLTSLVHYLSTLPATP, encoded by the coding sequence ATGCAGCAATGGGGAACGATGAAGCACTTGGCGATCGCGGGGCTGATGGTAGCCGCGGCTGCGAACAGCGCACTGGCGCAGGTCAATGCGGGCGAACAGAAGCCGGAGGCGAGCCTGCCCTTCGCCATTACCCAGGTGACGACGCTGAGCCTGCCGTGGAAGATCGCGTTCCTGCCGGACGGGCGGATGCTGATCACCGAAAAGACCGGCACGCTGCAACTGGTGACGCAGCAGGGAGCGAAGACGGAAGTGGCGAACGTTCCGGCGGTGCTGTGGAAGGGCCAGGGCGGGATGCTGGGCGTCTACCTGTCGCCGCACTATGCGAAGGACCACAACGTGTACCTGACCTACTCCGAGCCGGGCGATGGCGGGTCGAGCCTGGCGCTGGCGCGGGCCCAGTTGAAGATTGGCACGGGTACGGCGAGCCTGGAAGGGCTGCAGGTGATCTGGCATGACGGCGAGCGGGGCCAGGGCGGACAGTTTGGCGCGGAGGTCGCGTTTTCGCCGGACAGCAAGTACCTCTTCCTGACGGTGGGCGAGCGGCAACGGTTTACTCCGGCACAGGACCCGAACCAGCCGCTGGGCAAGGTGCTGCGGCTGACGCTGGACGGCAAGCCTGCTCCGGGCAACCCGATGGCGGGCAAGACGGGAACGCCCACGGTGGGGGTGATCGACCCACCTGCGGATACGGAGAAGGCGAAGACGGCTCCGATCGTGCGGACGTACACCTATCCGGGGCCGAACCTGACGCCTGCGGAGACGTGGGCATCCGGCATCCGCACACCGTACGGGCTGGCCTTTGCGCCCAACGGACAGCTGTGGGAGCTGGAGCATGGACCGCGCGGCGGCGATGAGCTGAACCTGATTCTGCCGGGCAAGAACTACGGCTGGCCGCTGGTCTCGTATGGCCACAACTACAACGGCGTGCCGATCGACAGCCCGGACACGCGGCCCGACCTGACGAAGCCGGTGATCTACTGGGTCCCGGTGATTGCACCGGGCAACCTGACGTTCTACAAGGGGGCGATGTTCTCGCAGTGGAACGGGTCGGGTATCGTCAGCGGACTGGCGTCGGAGGCACTCATCCGCATCGTGTTCGACGGGAACGGCGGAGCGAAGACGGCGGAGCGCTGGCCCATGGGGCACCGGGTTCGCGACGTGGAGGTTGCACCGGATGGAGCGCTGTGGATGATCGAGGACGCGAAGCCGGGTGGGCTGTTCCGCCTGACGCCGGGGAACACGCCGGTTGCTGCTCCGGTGGCCAAGGCTGATGCACCCGCTGCGGCACCTGCGACGGCCGCGGCGCCTGTTGCGGCGACCGGTACGGATGCCAAGACCATCATTGCGAACAACAACTGCCTGCTGTGCCATCGCGTTGGAGGGGACGGCGGCGACATTGGGCCGTCCCTGAACGGCGTGGGGACGCGACGTACGGAGGACCAGATACGGGCGGTGATCGTGAGCCCTCCGGCAAAGACGGCCGCCGGGACGCCGAACCCGATGCCTCCCTATGGAGCAAAGATTACGGGAGACGATCTGACGAGCCTGGTGCATTACCTGAGCACGCTTCCCGCTACACCGTAG
- a CDS encoding DoxX family protein produces the protein MSQCSAVTSKRVGRSLWRCESGRPVLWCLPRDVWTCLGVLELVCGVGLIVPGALHWRPMLTVVAAVLLTIESSVFVWVHMNYTEATPIIMTAVLGLVMCLLLMDGCS, from the coding sequence ATGTCTCAGTGTTCGGCGGTGACCAGCAAGAGGGTAGGAAGATCGCTTTGGCGGTGCGAGTCAGGACGTCCCGTCCTTTGGTGTTTGCCGCGTGACGTGTGGACCTGTCTCGGCGTCCTCGAACTTGTCTGCGGCGTGGGGCTGATTGTTCCCGGCGCTCTCCACTGGCGCCCGATGCTTACGGTTGTGGCGGCGGTGCTGCTCACGATCGAGAGCAGCGTGTTTGTCTGGGTGCACATGAATTACACGGAGGCGACCCCGATCATCATGACCGCTGTGTTGGGTCTCGTTATGTGTTTGTTGCTTATGGACGGTTGTTCTTGA